A single genomic interval of Ancylobacter sp. IITR112 harbors:
- a CDS encoding DNA polymerase codes for MSRLSHSEIHMVHFTDLLAELATVGSREAGFPVPHGCGDEFHHGSPAPNPRGLAKPRNLVDPYGHIDEMRVKTRDFR; via the coding sequence ATGAGCCGCCTCTCGCATTCCGAAATCCACATGGTTCACTTCACCGATCTCTTGGCCGAGCTCGCCACCGTCGGATCGCGCGAGGCCGGGTTTCCGGTGCCGCACGGGTGCGGCGACGAATTCCACCACGGTTCGCCCGCGCCCAATCCGCGCGGATTGGCAAAGCCGCGCAATCTGGTCGATCCGTATGGGCACATCGATGAGATGAGGGTGAAGACGCGGGATTTTCGTTGA
- a CDS encoding FixH family protein: MTTFNTKHAAAAALAAALSMAALSTAHADIANYEFRLVQTDVKQGNAAIVAVRLVDKRSGKAIPDAVIFATRIDMAPDGMPTMTAPIEALPSTEPGVYRFKANLMMAGGWQLSLGAKIQGETGTVENKLVLKAVP, translated from the coding sequence ATGACGACGTTCAATACGAAGCACGCCGCTGCTGCGGCGCTTGCGGCCGCGCTGTCCATGGCGGCTCTCTCGACGGCGCACGCCGACATCGCCAATTACGAGTTCCGGCTCGTTCAGACTGACGTCAAGCAGGGCAATGCCGCCATTGTCGCCGTCCGGCTCGTCGACAAGCGATCCGGCAAGGCGATTCCGGACGCGGTCATCTTCGCCACCCGGATCGACATGGCACCCGACGGCATGCCGACCATGACCGCGCCGATCGAGGCGCTGCCCTCGACCGAGCCGGGCGTCTACCGTTTCAAGGCCAATCTGATGATGGCGGGCGGCTGGCAGTTGTCGCTCGGCGCCAAGATCCAGGGTGAGACCGGCACCGTCGAGAACAAGCTGGTCCTCAAGGCCGTGCCATGA
- a CDS encoding heavy metal translocating P-type ATPase, whose translation MEHSKGDWLKIALLVGFGGLATGLILHVAGRPDLAQTVWFAGVIPVLAALLVEILRSLWRGEVGLDIVAALSMSSALAFGETLAAAVVAVMYSGGTFLESFAEGRARREMRALLSRVPRMATRYRDNGLVDVPLDDIVPGDRLLIRQGDVVAADGTVASASAFLDTSALTGESLPVRVDAGDEAMSGSTNAGEAFDLIASRPAKDSTYAGIVRLVEEAQRSKAPMSRLADRWSLGFLAVTLGLAFAAWWFTDDPIRAVAVLVVATPCPLILAVPVALVAGLSRAAHFGVLIKGAGALETMVNIRTLILDKTGTLTDGQPRIVSMDSHIGMDRTDILRLAAALEQASKHPMAQAIVAAARTRGLSLPVPSEVTEVPGEGVAGRVDRHAVLVGGHGFVSDRVERTAVEHPALAAGAVLVAVGIDGRLAGHLIMADPLRDGARDMLSGLRGQGVERILLATGDRREVAERVTQGLGLDGIRAGLTPDQKVLLVLTEHKRGPVMMVGDGVNDAPALAAADVGVAMGARGAAASAEAADVVLLVDRIDRLGAGMEIAHGARRIALESVVAGIGLSVLGMVVAAFGYLTPVQGALLQEAIDVAVILNALRALRISPAGALPPAPVPAVMAASPPGKPPK comes from the coding sequence GTGGAGCATTCGAAAGGGGACTGGCTGAAGATCGCACTGCTGGTGGGGTTCGGCGGCCTTGCAACCGGCCTCATCCTCCACGTCGCGGGGAGACCGGACCTCGCACAGACTGTCTGGTTCGCGGGTGTCATTCCCGTCCTGGCCGCGCTTCTGGTGGAAATCCTGCGCAGCCTGTGGCGCGGCGAGGTCGGCCTCGACATCGTGGCGGCGCTGTCCATGTCCTCCGCCCTCGCCTTCGGAGAGACGCTTGCGGCGGCGGTGGTCGCCGTCATGTATTCCGGCGGCACCTTCCTCGAAAGCTTCGCCGAGGGCCGCGCCCGCCGCGAGATGCGCGCTCTCCTCTCGCGCGTCCCGCGCATGGCGACGAGATACCGCGACAACGGCCTTGTCGACGTGCCGCTGGACGACATCGTGCCCGGCGACCGTCTCCTGATTCGGCAGGGCGATGTGGTCGCCGCCGACGGCACCGTCGCTTCCGCCTCGGCCTTCCTCGACACCTCCGCGCTGACGGGTGAATCGCTCCCCGTCCGCGTCGACGCGGGCGACGAGGCGATGAGCGGCTCGACCAATGCGGGCGAAGCCTTCGACCTGATCGCGTCGCGCCCGGCGAAGGACAGCACCTATGCGGGGATCGTCCGCCTGGTGGAGGAAGCCCAGCGGTCGAAGGCGCCGATGTCGCGGCTGGCGGACCGCTGGTCGCTCGGCTTCCTTGCCGTCACCCTCGGGCTCGCCTTCGCCGCCTGGTGGTTCACCGATGATCCGATCCGCGCCGTCGCCGTCCTCGTCGTAGCCACGCCCTGCCCGCTGATCCTTGCCGTTCCCGTCGCCCTGGTGGCCGGGCTGTCGCGCGCGGCGCATTTCGGCGTGCTGATCAAGGGCGCCGGTGCCCTCGAAACCATGGTGAACATCCGGACGCTGATCCTGGACAAGACCGGCACGCTGACCGACGGCCAGCCCCGGATCGTCTCGATGGACAGCCATATCGGCATGGACAGGACCGATATCCTCCGCCTGGCGGCAGCCCTCGAACAGGCTTCCAAGCACCCGATGGCGCAGGCGATCGTCGCCGCCGCCAGAACGAGGGGCCTGTCGCTCCCCGTACCCTCGGAGGTGACGGAAGTACCAGGCGAAGGGGTGGCCGGACGGGTGGATCGCCATGCCGTCCTCGTTGGCGGGCACGGGTTCGTCTCGGATCGCGTGGAACGGACGGCGGTGGAACATCCGGCGCTCGCGGCGGGGGCGGTGCTCGTGGCGGTCGGCATAGACGGCCGGCTGGCGGGACATCTGATCATGGCCGACCCGCTGCGCGACGGAGCGCGGGACATGCTGTCCGGCTTGCGCGGCCAGGGCGTCGAACGGATCCTGCTGGCCACAGGGGACCGCCGCGAGGTGGCCGAGCGGGTGACGCAGGGCCTCGGCCTCGACGGCATCCGTGCGGGCCTGACCCCGGACCAGAAGGTCCTGCTGGTGCTCACCGAGCATAAGCGGGGGCCGGTGATGATGGTCGGGGATGGCGTGAATGACGCGCCGGCGCTCGCGGCGGCGGATGTGGGCGTCGCCATGGGCGCGCGCGGCGCCGCCGCCTCCGCCGAGGCCGCCGACGTGGTCCTGCTCGTCGATCGCATCGATCGGCTGGGAGCCGGGATGGAGATCGCGCATGGCGCGCGCCGGATCGCGCTGGAAAGCGTCGTCGCCGGCATAGGGCTGTCCGTTCTCGGCATGGTGGTGGCGGCGTTCGGCTATCTCACGCCCGTGCAGGGCGCCCTGCTCCAGGAGGCGATCGACGTCGCCGTCATCCTCAATGCCCTCAGGGCGCTCCGCATCTCTCCGGCCGGTGCGCTGCCGCCTGCGCCGGTTCCCGCCGTCATGGCAGCCAGCCCTCCAGGAAAGCCCCCGAAATGA
- a CDS encoding murein L,D-transpeptidase family protein — translation MLILVVFSLALAACSSVDLDDRHLQPLPAKLVAQMNEKGMTPSDPILIRIYKRESELEVWKRDRSGQYALLKTYPMCRWSGRLGPKKREGDRQAPEGFYTVTPSQMNSQSQYYLSFNLGYPNELEKALGYQGSALMVHGACTSSGCFALTDNGVGEIYALAREAFSGGQTSFQVQALPFRMTPQNLALFRNDPNFQFWLNLKEGVDQFDVIRQPPTIAACGRRYVFGARTKDPSSAFDPLAPCPAYEVEPSLNSLVAEKRMRDDERVAQIAAASPQMPMSYADGGMHTSFRKMLKDIGPDRFSKMTSRNAEVSRPDAALADPYMPGQADLAEATGSITRH, via the coding sequence ATCCTGATCTTGGTCGTGTTTTCGCTTGCACTGGCTGCATGTTCCAGCGTTGATCTTGATGACCGGCATCTTCAGCCGCTGCCGGCGAAGCTGGTCGCCCAGATGAATGAGAAAGGCATGACGCCTTCGGATCCGATCCTGATTAGAATCTATAAGCGCGAGAGCGAACTCGAGGTTTGGAAACGCGATCGCAGCGGCCAGTACGCCCTTTTGAAGACCTATCCGATGTGCCGCTGGTCAGGAAGGCTTGGTCCCAAGAAACGAGAAGGAGACCGACAGGCGCCAGAGGGTTTCTACACGGTCACTCCGTCCCAAATGAACTCGCAATCACAATACTATTTGTCTTTCAATCTTGGGTACCCTAACGAGCTTGAGAAAGCTCTGGGCTACCAGGGATCTGCCCTTATGGTGCATGGGGCTTGCACCTCGTCCGGTTGCTTCGCGCTCACCGACAACGGCGTTGGGGAGATCTACGCCCTTGCTCGCGAGGCGTTTAGTGGTGGACAGACGAGTTTCCAAGTGCAAGCTCTTCCGTTTCGGATGACGCCACAAAACCTTGCTTTGTTTCGCAATGACCCCAACTTTCAATTTTGGCTCAATTTGAAAGAGGGGGTCGATCAGTTCGATGTGATCAGGCAGCCACCTACGATCGCTGCTTGTGGGCGTCGCTACGTGTTTGGCGCCAGGACTAAGGATCCTTCGTCGGCGTTCGATCCGTTGGCACCGTGTCCGGCGTATGAGGTCGAGCCATCGCTGAACTCGCTCGTCGCCGAAAAGCGGATGCGCGATGACGAGCGAGTGGCGCAGATAGCCGCAGCAAGCCCCCAGATGCCGATGAGCTACGCTGACGGAGGGATGCACACGAGCTTTCGCAAAATGCTGAAAGACATTGGTCCGGATCGCTTCTCGAAAATGACGTCGCGAAATGCGGAGGTGAGCCGTCCTGATGCGGCACTCGCAGATCCTTATATGCCGGGCCAAGCGGATTTGGCTGAGGCAACAGGCTCAATCACGCGCCACTAG
- a CDS encoding multicopper oxidase family protein, with product MNRRDFLNRMMAGAAAFGTSAAFHPINAWAQAAPDAARPAANAAPRPLGAVSRTIEVNGKAARVFGLAQSNGTSGLTLDAESSFDVALSNRIDEPTLIHWHGLTPPWTMDGVPDNPAALLGPSETRRYTFPIGTGGTHWMHAHTLQEQNLLAAPLIVRTAADRQRDEQEVVILLHDFSFTPAEELLAKLKGNPAAGAMPMDHGAMAQSNAMKGMAGMMASGTTGQMQSMPGMAMDLNDIDYDAYLANDRTLSDPEVVAVDKGGRVRLRIINGATATAFTIDTGSLNGELIAVDGQAVQPVAGRSFPISMGQRLDIRLALPKAGGSHPILALREGGAERAGIILASAGATIAKIPVLGQAKGPVLGLDLEQTLRAAEPLAQRPADRRFALTLTGNMADYSWGIGGGDALQIKRGERVELALANMSMMAHPMHLHGHAFQVVSVNGKTLGGAVRDTVLLPPMARVTVTFDADNPGRWPLHCHHLYHMATGMMSFVSYDA from the coding sequence ATGAATCGTCGTGATTTTCTGAACCGGATGATGGCCGGAGCGGCCGCATTCGGCACCTCGGCTGCCTTTCATCCAATCAACGCCTGGGCGCAGGCCGCACCCGACGCCGCTCGGCCCGCTGCAAACGCCGCGCCGCGTCCGCTCGGGGCGGTCAGTCGAACCATCGAGGTCAATGGCAAGGCCGCGCGCGTATTCGGGCTTGCCCAGTCCAACGGCACATCGGGACTGACCCTGGATGCCGAGAGCAGCTTCGACGTCGCGCTCTCCAACCGGATCGATGAGCCGACGCTCATCCATTGGCATGGCCTGACACCGCCCTGGACAATGGACGGTGTGCCGGACAATCCTGCCGCGCTTCTGGGACCCTCCGAAACGCGCCGCTACACCTTCCCCATCGGCACCGGAGGCACGCACTGGATGCACGCTCATACGCTGCAGGAGCAGAATCTGCTGGCGGCGCCGCTGATCGTGCGGACCGCCGCCGACCGGCAGCGGGACGAGCAGGAGGTGGTGATCCTGCTGCACGACTTCTCGTTCACGCCTGCGGAAGAACTGCTCGCCAAACTCAAAGGAAACCCTGCCGCCGGCGCCATGCCGATGGATCACGGCGCGATGGCCCAGAGCAACGCGATGAAGGGCATGGCCGGCATGATGGCCTCCGGCACGACGGGCCAGATGCAAAGCATGCCGGGCATGGCGATGGATCTCAACGACATCGACTATGACGCCTACCTCGCCAATGACCGCACGCTGAGTGACCCCGAGGTTGTCGCCGTCGACAAGGGCGGCCGGGTGCGCCTGCGGATCATCAACGGCGCAACCGCGACCGCCTTCACTATCGATACCGGAAGCCTGAATGGGGAACTCATCGCGGTCGACGGTCAAGCCGTTCAGCCGGTCGCCGGCCGGTCCTTCCCGATTTCCATGGGCCAGCGCCTGGATATCCGGTTGGCGCTACCGAAGGCGGGCGGATCCCATCCGATCCTCGCCCTTCGCGAGGGTGGCGCCGAGCGAGCGGGAATCATCCTGGCATCTGCTGGCGCGACAATCGCCAAGATTCCGGTACTCGGACAAGCCAAGGGACCGGTGCTCGGGCTCGATCTTGAACAGACGCTGCGCGCTGCCGAACCGCTCGCGCAGCGTCCCGCCGACCGTCGCTTCGCGCTCACCCTCACCGGCAACATGGCGGACTATAGCTGGGGTATCGGAGGGGGCGACGCGCTGCAAATCAAGCGAGGAGAGCGCGTTGAGCTCGCATTGGCGAACATGTCGATGATGGCTCACCCGATGCATCTGCACGGCCACGCATTCCAGGTGGTCAGCGTTAACGGCAAGACGCTCGGCGGCGCGGTGCGCGACACTGTCCTCCTCCCGCCGATGGCTCGCGTGACCGTTACCTTCGATGCGGACAATCCAGGACGCTGGCCCCTCCACTGCCACCACCTCTATCACATGGCGACTGGCATGATGTCATTCGTTAGTTACGACGCGTGA
- a CDS encoding Crp/Fnr family transcriptional regulator — protein sequence MDYHSPISLRTNGHEQSSLLDLLEGRAADLLARRLRIPKAKDLEVSAAAMPPVLILITGRLTVYASTHKGVDVFMTDLEPGEIVGEAPAFGNDEFPLLVRASEESQAWAIDQRRFVRALTTHTDFSMAVMHAMCRRVCRLHQRLVDQVSLPMRDRLKAELLRMAVTEPDGALVITWMPTHEELALRIATQREAVTKELAKLARTGVLVRNGRSIRIPSLPRFVAHMVD from the coding sequence ATGGACTATCATTCTCCGATTTCCCTTCGCACCAACGGACACGAGCAAAGCTCACTGCTCGATCTCCTCGAGGGTCGCGCCGCGGACCTTCTGGCAAGGCGTCTAAGAATACCGAAAGCTAAAGACCTGGAGGTTTCCGCCGCCGCAATGCCGCCTGTCCTGATCCTCATCACAGGTCGCCTGACGGTTTATGCGTCGACACACAAGGGGGTCGACGTATTCATGACCGATCTTGAGCCTGGCGAGATCGTCGGCGAGGCCCCCGCATTCGGGAACGACGAGTTCCCGCTGCTTGTCCGAGCGTCCGAGGAATCGCAGGCTTGGGCGATTGATCAACGACGTTTTGTACGCGCTCTGACGACGCATACGGATTTCTCAATGGCAGTGATGCACGCGATGTGCCGGCGCGTGTGCCGCCTACATCAGCGGCTGGTCGACCAGGTGAGTCTACCAATGCGGGATCGCTTGAAGGCTGAGTTGCTGCGCATGGCTGTGACCGAGCCAGACGGCGCGTTGGTCATCACCTGGATGCCGACTCACGAGGAATTGGCGCTCCGAATCGCCACGCAGCGTGAGGCAGTGACGAAGGAACTGGCGAAACTCGCGCGGACCGGGGTTTTGGTGCGAAATGGGCGAAGCATCCGCATTCCGAGCTTGCCGCGCTTTGTCGCCCATATGGTAGATTAA
- a CDS encoding efflux RND transporter permease subunit, whose translation MIARLIGWSAHNLVLVFVGTLFAVAAGLYALKTLPLDAIPDLSDVQVIVYTDYPGQAPQVVEDQVTYPLTTSMLTVPKSKVVRGFSFFGVSFVYVIFEDNTDPYWARSRVLEYLNAAAQRLPAGVTPTLGPDATGVGWVYQYAVVAKQMTLAELRSLQDWVIRFGASKAEGVAEVASVGGFVKQYSIVVDPNRLRALGIPLDKVRDAVKASNTDVGGRTVELSEFEFMVRGRGYLRGVADIENVVLKTDGGVPLRVKDVARVETGPDERRGITELNGEGEVASGIVLQRFGANALTVIENVKAKLAEIAPSLPKGAEIVPVYDRFGLIDRAIETLKGTLIEESIIVALVCVVFLLHLRSALVAILMLPVGILMAFAAMKAIGLGSNIMSLGGIAIAVGAMIDAAIVMIENAHKHLERAPPDKPRVEILIEAASEVGPALFFSLLVITVSFLPIFTLESQEGRLFGPLAFTKTFAMAASALLSVTLVPALMVVFVRGRIVPEHRNPINRFLIWLYRPVISGVLKAKTLTILVALLVLGVTVWPARQLGSEFMPSLDEGTLMYMPTTLPGISVTKAAELLQVQDRIIKSFPEVDTVFGKAGRALTATDPAPTEMFETIINLKPKSEWRPGVTIDSLKAEMDQALQFPGVSNAWTMPIRARIDMLATGIRTPVGVKVFGTDLARMEQSAREIERVLRSVPGTSSAYAERVIGGYYLDIVPDRDVLGRYGLAIGDVQSVIASALGAETVTTTVEGRERYAVTLRYPRDFRSDPQSIARDVQVPLSGGGTVPLGEVAKVELTRGATSIRTENGQLAVYVFVDIAGRDLGGYVADAQAAVANEVKLPPGTYVAWSGQFEYLQRAEARLKIVVPVTLLIIFLLLYLNFRALTETLIVMLSLPFALVGGIWLMWWLGFNMSVAVAVGFIALAGVAAETGVVMLIYLEQAMAELKAEREVAGQPFTQADLYQAIMLGAVERVRPKMMTVVAIMAGLLPILWSSGTGSEVMQRIAVPMIGGMVSSTMLTLVVIPAVYGLVKGWRLPATAAASDAAVTPEPVDGPLAAE comes from the coding sequence ATGATCGCCCGCCTCATCGGCTGGTCCGCCCACAACCTTGTGCTGGTCTTCGTCGGCACGCTCTTCGCGGTCGCCGCCGGCCTCTATGCGCTGAAGACGCTGCCGCTCGACGCCATCCCCGACCTCTCCGACGTGCAGGTCATCGTCTACACCGATTATCCCGGCCAGGCGCCGCAGGTGGTCGAGGATCAGGTCACCTATCCGCTCACGACGTCCATGCTGACGGTGCCGAAATCGAAGGTGGTGCGCGGCTTCTCCTTCTTCGGCGTCTCCTTCGTCTACGTGATCTTCGAGGACAACACCGATCCCTATTGGGCGCGGAGCCGCGTGCTCGAATATCTCAACGCCGCCGCGCAGCGCCTGCCGGCGGGTGTGACGCCGACCCTCGGGCCGGATGCGACCGGCGTCGGCTGGGTCTACCAATACGCCGTCGTCGCCAAGCAGATGACGCTCGCCGAGCTGCGCTCGTTGCAGGATTGGGTGATCCGCTTCGGTGCCTCCAAGGCGGAAGGTGTCGCCGAGGTCGCCAGCGTCGGCGGCTTCGTCAAGCAATATTCGATCGTGGTCGATCCGAACCGGCTGCGCGCGCTGGGCATCCCTCTCGACAAGGTGCGCGACGCCGTAAAGGCCAGCAACACCGATGTCGGCGGGCGCACCGTCGAGCTCTCCGAGTTCGAGTTCATGGTGCGCGGCCGCGGCTATCTGCGCGGCGTTGCCGACATCGAGAATGTGGTGCTGAAGACCGACGGCGGCGTGCCGCTGCGGGTGAAGGATGTCGCCCGCGTCGAGACCGGGCCGGACGAGCGACGCGGCATCACCGAGCTCAATGGTGAAGGCGAGGTGGCGAGCGGCATCGTGCTGCAGCGCTTCGGCGCTAATGCGCTGACCGTAATCGAGAACGTCAAGGCAAAGCTTGCCGAGATCGCTCCGAGCCTGCCGAAGGGCGCCGAAATCGTGCCGGTCTATGACCGCTTCGGACTGATCGACCGCGCGATCGAGACGCTGAAGGGCACGCTGATCGAGGAGAGCATCATCGTTGCTCTGGTCTGCGTCGTCTTCCTGCTGCATCTGCGCAGTGCGCTGGTGGCCATATTGATGCTGCCGGTCGGCATCCTGATGGCCTTCGCGGCGATGAAGGCGATCGGGCTCGGCTCCAACATCATGAGCCTGGGGGGTATCGCCATCGCGGTGGGCGCCATGATTGACGCCGCCATTGTGATGATCGAGAACGCCCACAAGCATCTGGAGCGCGCGCCGCCGGACAAGCCGCGTGTCGAGATCCTGATCGAGGCAGCAAGCGAGGTCGGGCCGGCGCTGTTCTTCAGCCTGCTGGTCATCACCGTCTCCTTCCTGCCGATCTTCACGCTGGAATCGCAGGAAGGCCGGCTGTTCGGCCCGCTCGCGTTCACCAAGACCTTCGCCATGGCGGCATCGGCGCTGCTGTCGGTGACGCTGGTGCCGGCGCTCATGGTGGTCTTCGTGCGCGGGCGGATCGTCCCGGAGCACAGGAACCCGATCAACCGGTTCCTGATCTGGCTCTACCGGCCGGTCATAAGCGGCGTGCTCAAGGCGAAGACGCTCACCATCCTCGTCGCGCTCCTCGTGCTCGGCGTCACCGTCTGGCCGGCACGCCAGCTCGGCTCCGAGTTCATGCCGAGCCTGGACGAAGGCACGCTGATGTACATGCCGACCACCTTGCCGGGCATCTCCGTCACCAAGGCGGCCGAACTGCTGCAAGTGCAGGACCGCATCATCAAGAGCTTTCCGGAGGTGGATACGGTCTTTGGCAAGGCAGGGCGGGCCTTGACCGCGACCGATCCGGCGCCGACCGAGATGTTCGAGACCATCATCAATCTGAAGCCGAAGAGCGAGTGGCGACCTGGCGTCACCATCGACAGCCTGAAGGCCGAGATGGACCAGGCGCTGCAATTCCCGGGCGTCTCCAATGCCTGGACCATGCCGATCCGCGCCCGGATCGACATGCTGGCCACCGGTATCCGCACTCCGGTCGGGGTCAAGGTGTTCGGCACCGATCTCGCCCGGATGGAGCAGAGCGCCCGCGAGATCGAGCGGGTGCTGCGATCGGTGCCGGGGACATCGAGCGCGTATGCCGAGCGGGTGATCGGCGGCTACTATCTCGACATCGTGCCGGACCGCGACGTGCTGGGGCGCTACGGCCTGGCTATCGGCGACGTCCAAAGCGTGATCGCAAGCGCGCTCGGGGCCGAGACGGTGACAACCACGGTCGAGGGGCGCGAGCGCTATGCCGTCACGCTCCGTTATCCCCGCGACTTTCGGAGCGACCCGCAATCGATCGCCCGCGACGTGCAGGTGCCCTTGTCAGGCGGCGGGACGGTGCCGCTCGGGGAGGTCGCCAAGGTCGAACTGACGCGCGGCGCGACCTCGATCCGTACCGAGAACGGCCAGCTCGCCGTCTATGTCTTCGTCGATATCGCCGGCCGGGACCTCGGCGGCTATGTCGCGGACGCGCAGGCCGCAGTGGCGAACGAGGTGAAGCTGCCGCCCGGCACCTATGTCGCCTGGAGCGGCCAGTTCGAATATCTGCAGCGTGCCGAGGCCCGGCTGAAGATCGTCGTGCCGGTGACGCTGCTCATCATCTTCCTGCTGCTCTATCTCAACTTCCGGGCGCTGACAGAGACGCTCATCGTCATGCTCTCGCTGCCCTTCGCCCTGGTCGGCGGCATCTGGCTGATGTGGTGGCTCGGCTTCAACATGTCGGTCGCCGTCGCTGTCGGCTTCATCGCGCTCGCCGGCGTCGCCGCCGAGACCGGCGTCGTCATGCTGATCTATCTCGAACAGGCGATGGCGGAGCTGAAGGCTGAGCGAGAGGTGGCGGGACAGCCTTTCACGCAGGCCGATCTCTACCAGGCAATCATGCTCGGCGCCGTCGAGCGGGTGCGGCCGAAAATGATGACAGTCGTCGCCATCATGGCCGGCCTCCTGCCCATCCTGTGGAGCAGCGGCACCGGCTCGGAAGTGATGCAGCGCATCGCCGTGCCGATGATCGGCGGCATGGTCTCCTCGACCATGCTGACCCTCGTCGTGATTCCGGCGGTCTACGGGCTGGTGAAGGGCTGGCGGTTGCCGGCAACCGCGGCGGCATCCGATGCTGCGGTGACGCCGGAGCCTGTCGACGGCCCGCTCGCCGCCGAATGA
- a CDS encoding efflux RND transporter periplasmic adaptor subunit yields MKRIALTGLTLAAIMAAGGGGYWAGVQGIPAPGLRALFDNLGIPAAAEPAGTGAVIYYQDPDGKAAYSATPRQTGDGREFRAVRASEDVSFEDKPPVTAEAAGPASPRRVLYYRNPMGLPDTSPVPKKDSMGMDYIPVHEGEDDDGVVVKVSLGKLQRSGVRSALVERRVVGRLVRVPGTVRLDERRVSVVATRSEAFINEVANVTTGDRVTKGQMLLRLYAPDIATAGAQLLTDLNGGGRDSTLGGARQRLENLGLPPEAIAEIERTRKVPLSMIWRAPSDGVVLERNVVDGMKAAPGDVLFRLADISTVWVLADVPEFDLGAVRLGAPATIRVRSLPGRRLSGQVSLIYPQVGEATRATRVRIEIANPDGALLPNMYAEVEIGSGAAAPVVAVPDDAVIDTGTRQVVILDRGEGRFEPRDVKIGLRGEGFTEIRDGIAEGDRVVVAANFLIDAESNLKAALRGLTPVETRP; encoded by the coding sequence ATGAAACGGATCGCCCTCACGGGCCTCACCCTCGCCGCCATCATGGCGGCGGGGGGCGGAGGCTATTGGGCCGGCGTTCAGGGTATTCCCGCGCCCGGCCTTCGCGCATTGTTCGATAACTTGGGCATTCCGGCCGCGGCGGAACCGGCCGGCACGGGGGCCGTGATCTATTATCAGGACCCCGACGGCAAGGCCGCCTATTCGGCGACGCCGCGCCAGACCGGGGATGGCCGGGAATTCCGCGCCGTTCGCGCCAGCGAGGATGTCAGCTTCGAGGATAAGCCGCCGGTGACAGCTGAGGCGGCCGGCCCGGCGAGCCCGCGGCGCGTCCTCTACTACCGCAATCCAATGGGCCTGCCGGATACCTCGCCGGTGCCGAAGAAGGACTCGATGGGGATGGATTACATCCCTGTCCATGAAGGCGAGGACGACGACGGCGTGGTCGTGAAGGTCTCGCTCGGCAAGCTGCAGCGGTCCGGGGTGCGCTCGGCGCTGGTTGAGCGGCGTGTCGTCGGCAGGCTGGTGCGCGTACCGGGAACCGTCCGGCTCGACGAGCGGCGCGTCTCCGTGGTGGCGACCCGGAGCGAGGCTTTTATCAATGAGGTGGCGAACGTCACCACGGGCGACCGGGTGACGAAGGGCCAGATGCTGCTCCGGCTTTATGCGCCTGATATCGCCACCGCCGGTGCCCAGCTCCTGACCGATCTCAATGGCGGCGGCCGGGACAGCACTCTCGGAGGCGCCCGCCAGCGCCTGGAGAATCTCGGCCTCCCGCCGGAAGCGATCGCCGAGATCGAGCGCACCCGCAAGGTGCCGCTGTCGATGATCTGGCGAGCGCCGAGCGATGGCGTCGTGCTCGAGCGCAATGTCGTCGACGGCATGAAGGCGGCGCCCGGTGATGTGCTGTTCCGTCTTGCCGACATCTCGACCGTCTGGGTGCTGGCGGATGTGCCGGAGTTCGATCTCGGCGCTGTCCGGCTCGGTGCGCCGGCGACGATAAGGGTTCGGAGCCTGCCGGGGCGCCGCCTCAGCGGCCAGGTGTCGCTGATCTATCCGCAGGTCGGTGAAGCCACGCGGGCCACGAGGGTGCGGATCGAGATCGCGAACCCGGACGGCGCCCTGTTGCCCAACATGTATGCCGAGGTGGAGATCGGCAGCGGCGCTGCCGCGCCTGTGGTTGCCGTGCCGGATGACGCCGTCATCGATACCGGCACAAGGCAAGTGGTGATCCTCGACCGCGGCGAAGGCCGGTTCGAGCCGCGCGACGTGAAGATCGGCCTGCGTGGCGAAGGCTTCACCGAGATTCGCGACGGGATCGCAGAGGGCGACCGCGTCGTCGTCGCCGCGAACTTCCTGATCGACGCCGAGAGCAATCTGAAGGCGGCGCTGCGCGGCCTGACGCCTGTGGAGACACGGCCATGA